The Zootoca vivipara chromosome 4, rZooViv1.1, whole genome shotgun sequence genome has a segment encoding these proteins:
- the LOC118085263 gene encoding uncharacterized protein LOC118085263 gives MIKQNLKSYSWAVPRLLISICLAVYAGVGNAAKENRVISTHLPAASPTAVFHTYGMSLVSPSVSQSPSREKAKEGETVTLGCRFRSSHGSSLNNLTVKWYKEDENGSRDLMENNITVLANYTRAFLIGDLSEGNASLTILNVTTSDHGTYFCQVMLSSGDVVTGGGTKLRIRRALGLFGIEESIGTIIGVVAAGIGGMLVLIVVLTPQLRKCLPCAKATSNQA, from the exons ATGATCAAGCAGAATTTGAAATCCTACAGCTGGGCAGTGCCCCGTCTTCTGATTTCTATCTGTTTGG CTGTTTATGCTGGCGTTGGAAATGCAGCCAAGGAGAACAGAGTTATCTCAACCCATTTACCTGCCGCTTCCCCCACGGCAGTGTTTCACACATATGGAATGAGTCTTGTGTCTCCATCTGTGTCTCAGAGcccaagcagagagaaagccaaAGAGGGTGAAACGGTGACCCTTGGATGCCGGTTCCGAAGTTCCCATGGCTCATCTTTGAATAACCTAACAGTGAAATGGTACAAGGAGGATGAAAATGGGTCGAGGGACCTAATGGAGAACAACATCACTGTATTGGCAAACTACACCAGAGCATTCCTGATAGGGGATTTATCTGAAGGCAATGCATCTTTGACTATCTTAAATGTGACAACCAGCGATCACGGCACTTATTTCTGCCAGGTGATGCTTTCCAGTGGAGATGTGGTGACAGGAGGTGGCACAAAGCTCAGGATCCGCAGGGCGCtgg GATTGTTTGGCATAGAAGAATCCATTGGAACAATCATTGGCGTGGTGGCAGCTGGCATTGGAGGCATGTTAGTTCTAATAGTAGTTTTAACTCCTCAGCTGAGGAAGTGCCTTCCATGTGCTAAAGCAACATCGAACCAAG CATAA
- the LOC132592008 gene encoding uncharacterized protein K02A2.6-like gives MESPRVLEPFQPSEPHTWEDYVERFEFFAVAQGITDASKRRATFLSYCGPETFKLAKALLAPAKLSETSLKDILACLTSHLAPTETKMARRMEFHKRQQHAGESVSTFLAELRKLAQHCGFQNLEETLLDRFIGGLSSKKARRRIVAKEEVTLASALKEATATENYEREEFDASRKATKPQIEVAHTMDELEATPSQSPVRGVELVRQACTVHKDRRGSCPGCGGNHERKSCRFRDAMCRTCGKTGHIARVCRSAASGATGAPRLEHRRLPTAPRFLKDCHYVTEINGRAVQFPAQGKAHVKVKIEGQQCDMEVDSGSAFTIVSDQTAKTFFPRGKLPPLEPFPATLQSYSAGRIHVMGMCAVRVQFRDKQAVLKLVIAKGSRPSLLGTDWFPALGLSISGLNSIQTCPEMSEALCKEFAGLFNGKLGCYKGPPVDFELDPGVAPIRLKPRRVPFALQPKIEAELDKLVKQGVLSPVDSAKWETPIVTPLKANGEVRICADYKCTINKALRGNSYPIPVISHLLAKLAGGKVFAKIDLAQAYQQLPVTPQSAEAQTIVTHKGAFRVNRLQFGVCVAPGIFQGLMERLLRGLPGVLPFFDDVLIAGKDPQELVARVRAVLLKFKEVGLQLKKEKCSFGVPTVDFLGFKIDASGIHPTDAKIKAIIEAPRPQNKTELQSFLGLINFYHSFLPQKASVAEPLHRLLQKKTVWRWGREQQKAFDSLREMLSSRSVLAHYDESKPLVLACDASQYGLGAVLSHREPDGSEKPISFYSRTLSPTERNYAQIDKEALAIVSGIKKFYDYLYGRHFSIETDHKPLLGLFNPNKQTPQILSPRMLHWSIFLNGFQYTLTHVPGKQLCHADALSRLPLPGGSNEDPAPAEHIMMLETLPGAPVTATDIAEKTRKDAVLSRVLTWVGRGWPGGPHEEKFRPYATRQHELSMHKGCLLWGDRVIIPAPLRNRVLETLHMGHPGMVRMKSLARCYVWWPGMDQNIEQWVRTCKACQEVRPEVARAPVHWWEQSRTPWSRLHIDFAGPFQGKVFLVIVDAYSKWLEVAMVPSMASAAVIKVLRQLFATHGLPETIVSDNGAAFVSQEFRAFLADNFIRGVTSAPFHPSSNGQAERMVRTAKESIARLMEGNWSARIARMLFLQHATPCTATGKSPAELLLGRRLVTVLDYVHPDKMPNRNSRATPQDETDTTRYLAPEDLVWVRNYSRGPRWVAGVITRASGPVSYYVTLENGQVWKRHIDQLRRRALSREESDNSSLANDAQLQDQSEDGPEVQSPGASANEPGSASPQDDEVQVGDPEMSGTPSVPDETPIAAPPPQVTPNPEPATPVVRRSGRSCRTPQYLRDYVCCAH, from the coding sequence atggagagtccaagggtattggagcccttccagccatcagagccccacacctgggaagactacgtcgaacgcttcgagttctttgcagtggctcaagggatcaccgatgccagcaaaagaagggccacattcctgagctactgtgggcctgagaccttcaagctggccaaggcattacttgctccagcgaagctgagtgagacatctctcaaagatattcttgcctgcctaacaagccacttggcgcctactgagaccaagatggcccggcggatggagttccataagaggcagcagcatgctggggagtctgtatccacatttctggctgaactccggaagctcgctcagcactgcggcttccaaaatctggaagagactctcctggatcggtttattggtggtctgagcagcaagaaagccagaagacgcatcgtggctaaagaagaggttacccttgcttcagccttgaaggaggccaccgccacggagaattatgaaagagaggagtttgatgccagtcgcaaggccactaagccacagatagaagttgcgcataccatggacgagctagaggctactccgagccagagcccagtccgtggggtcgagttggtgcgtcaggcctgcacagtgcacaaagatcgccgaggcagttgcccaggttgtggcggaaaccatgagcggaagagttgtcgtttcagggatgctatgtgccggacgtgcggaaagacgggtcacatcgccagggtctgtagatcggcggcgtcgggagcgacaggagcacctagactggagcatcgcagactgcccacagcacctcgttttctaaaggactgccactacgtaacggagatcaacgggagggccgtgcagttcccagcgcaaggcaaggcacacgtcaaggtgaagattgagggtcagcagtgcgacatggaggtggactccggatctgcattcaccatcgtgtcggaccagactgcAAAGACATTCTttcccaggggtaagttgccccctctggagcccttcccggcaaccttgcagtcgtactcagcaggccgcatccatgttatgggaatgtgtgccgtgagagtacagttccgggacaaacaggctgtactcaaactggtgattgcgaagggcagtcgccccagtctcctgggcactgactggttccccgccctgggactgagtatctcagggcttaattcaatccaaacctgccctgagatgagcgaggcattatgcaaggaatttgctggtctctttaatggaaaactgggttgttataaagggcccccagttgactttgagttggaccccggggtggccccaatccgactcaaaccaaggcgagtgccatttgcactgcaacccaagatcgaggcagagctggataaattggtcaagcagggagttctctcacccgtggactctgctaagtgggagactccaatcgtcacgccccttaaagcaaatggggaagtcaggatatgtgcagattacaaatgtactatcaataaggcactcaggggaaactcataccccattccagtcatatcacatctgttggctaaactggctgggggcaaggtgttcgccaaaattgacctggcacaagcttaccaacagctgccagtaaccccacaatcagcggaagcacagactattgtcacacataaaggggcgttcagagttaacagattacagttcggagtttgtgtggccccagggatttttcaagggctcatggaacgcctgttaaggggtctgccgggggtcttgccattttttgatgacgttttgattgctggaaaagacccacaggaactggttgcgcgtgtccgtgcagtgttgctcaagttcaaggaggtggggttgcaactgaaaaaagaaaaatgcagttttggggtgccaactgtggatttcttggggtttaaaattgatgcatcaggcatccaccccacagatgctaagattaaggccatcatcgaggcaccacgaccacagaacaagacggagttgcagtcattcctgggacttattaacttttatcattcattcttaccccagaaagcttcggtagctgaaccattacatagacttttgcagaaaaagactgtgtggcgatgggggcgggagcagcagaaggcttttgactccttgcgagaaatgctgagtagcaggagcgtccttgctcattatgatgagtcgaagccgctggtcctggcatgtgatgcctctcaatacggcctgggggctgtgctgagtcatagggaaccggatgggtcggaaaagcccatctctttctattcccgtacgttgtcacccacggagcgcaactatgctcaaattgataaagaggcactagcgattgtgtcaggaatcaaaaagttctatgattatttgtacggtcgccatttctccattgaaacggaccacaaaccactgttagggttgttcaacccaaacaaacaaacgccacaaattctctcccccagaatgttgcattggtcaatattcctgaatgggttccagtacaccttgacccatgtgccggggaaacagttgtgccacgctgatgcgctgagtcgattgccccttcctggcgggagcaatgaggatcctgctccggcggagcacattatgatgctagaaacacttcctggggctcctgtaacagctactgatatagctgagaaaacgaggaaagatgctgttctctcccgtgtgctcacttgggtggggagggggtggccaggtggtccgcatgaagaaaaattcaggccttatgcgacaaggcagcacgaattgtccatgcataagggttgtctcctatggggagatagggtgatcatcccagcaccactgagaaacagggttcttgagacgcttcacatgggacacccgggaatggtcaggatgaagtcgctagcccgatgttatgtgtggtggcctggaatggaccagaacatagaacaatgggtacgaacatgcaaggcatgccaagaggtgcggccagaagtggccagagcaccagtccactggtgggagcagtccaggactccctggagccggctgcacatagattttgctgggccattccaagggaaggtctttttggttatcgttgatgcatattccaaatggttagaagtggcaatggtccctagcatggcatcagctgccgtaatcaaggtgttgaggcagctgtttgcaacccacgggttacctgagaccattgtatcagataatggggcagcttttgtatcccaagaattcagggcattcttggctgataacttcataagaggggtcacatccgcgccctttcacccatcctccaatgggcaggctgagcgcatggtacgaacagccaaagaatccattgcgcgcttaatggagggtaactggtcggctcgcattgcacgaatgttatttttgcagcatgcgacgccgtgtactgcgacgggcaagtcgccagccgagctgctcttaggtagaagactggtaacggtgctggattatgtccacccagataaaatgccaaaccgtaattcaagagcaaccccccaggatgaaactgacacaacaaggtatctcgcccctgaagatctggtctgggtgaggaactattcacgaggtccgcggtgggtggccggtgtgatcacccgggctagtggacctgtgtcctattatgtgaccttggaaaatgggcaagtttggaagagacatatagatcagctgaggcgccgggcgctcagcagggaggagtcagataattcatccctggctaatgacgcacagctgcaagaccagagtgaagatggcccagaggtgcagtcaccaggggcttcagcaaatgaaccagggtctgctagtcctcaggatgacgaggtacaggtaggggaccctgagatgtctgggactccatctgttcctgacgaaacccctatagcagcccctccaccacaggtaacacccaatccagaacctgcaacacctgttgtcaggagatcaggtagaagttgtaggaccccacagtacctgagggattacgtctgctgtgctcactag